TTCCCCGATAGCAGACCTTGTTCTCCGGTGTGTCGCTCTTATTTTACCCGGTTGCTTGCATCGAGCAGAAACCCCGTATTCGCGATACGGAATATTGTTAATTGTATCGATCATTTATTTAACGCCAAACCGACCGAGCATTAAACACgattgccgcgtgttgcagtaaattctccgcaattttcgtgcagcttgtaaacaaaaatgatctttatttattattaggtttatttatttatatatttgtttattgttttatttatatatttatttatttagttagttatttgtatagttgccgatcgtcaacgattataaaaacgaggtgcaaggctcgaataatcgtatctccgataaattgtccatcttcgttTACGAGCTGATTATTACGAGTTAATTAGGGAGAGTTTTCTGTAATCCGTAAGAACGACGACGCTGAATTGATTTGGACTCCGTGCCGTTCTTATCGCACCGTGAAATTAAGAAGTTTCTTCATTTCGATTGCCTCGAAGAGGACTTCATAGTTTCAGCAATTTTAGCATGAAAATTGCACGGCCGACAGGATAGGTTTAGGCTTCAAAGTTCGTTCCGATCTACCGTCTGTCATTTTCATCAACCACCCTCCTGCCACCCTCCATCAGAAATGTTCAATTCATCTTCTCCCGTCTTCAATATAAAAACAAATCGATGCGAGCACGATTTAAATGAACGTCGCCTATCGCCGATGCGATCGCTCGCAGATGCGCCAACAGTGTTATCAACCTCGTGTTGTCGCGAAGTTGTATTATTCTTCGCGTTATCTCGGAGTACACCTGTGCGTTTCGCGATCCGAAAAACTCCTCGTCCCCGCCGAAATAGAAACCGCCGATTTCCTCCGATCTCGATCCAGCTTTGATCCACCGCTTGCCGACGCGTTCGGGGAAAGCCAACGACCCGTCGAAATCACGTCCGAAACTCTATCGTGTGCGCGGTGTATTCGCGCGAACGAAATTGCTTTTTCACAGCGCGTCCGATTGATATCGATGCATGCACCGATAATTCCATCCCGTTGCGTAACATCCGAGACCGCGCGGAGTAACTCGCTGACCGTGTACGAGCATGCATTATGCAGCTGGGATTGCATTTTAACAATCGATacccgccaccgccgccgccgcgttcgCGATGCATCGGCGATGTTCGATTCGGGGACTATTTAAATAGTTGGTGTTGACCCAAAGTATTCTCGCGTCTTCTGTCAGCGTCCGTTGGCTCGACATCCGGCGACAAATAGTCTCATTAGCATCGACATCTTTCGATGCATCGACTGTTCTCGAGCATCGAGCTTTTTATTTCCTTCgccaaaaaaaaaaacgagcctGAAAGGGGCACCTTCGTTTCGGCGACTCGACGCTAATTCATTCTCATCCCTTGGTTCGTTCTTTGGTATCGAATTGACGCGATAGTTGAGTCATTACATTTGGAATAACGATAAACAGTCTTTTTTTAAAGAAGAAAACTCTTCTCGTTTGCTCTGCCAAAAAACGAACACCCTTGCTCGATCGGCTTAACTCTAAAAACATAATCGATCTTCGTCACTTATTTTTCCTGTCGAATTTGTTCTTTAGTAttgaggtacgattattcgagcctcgcgtcacATTTTTTATAGAGACGACGTTGGCTCgattaatcgaatctcctctccccaaattgtccattttttgtgcgcaatttgaagcccaaattagggagaatttaccattTATTTTATCACGTAAAATTAAgtaaattaagttaaattaagtattaagtaaattctccctaatttgtcttcagcttgtaatcaaaaatagacaatgtgaaaagaggagatacgattattcgagtcctgcaccccgttttcataattgttgacaatcggcaactacaaaaatgatcctcgaggctcgaataatcgtatcacctattcccaaattgttcatttttgtgtacgagctgaaggaaaattggggagaaaaAAAACATCTTAAAACATCTTCTCGATTCTTCTGAACTGTTTCTCCCGGAACCGCTATATTTATAACAAATCGAAAACGGTTATTTTCGTAGCCTTTTCCAATCCCTGCGCCAAATTGaccagtcgtcgtcgtcgaccgGTCCCCCTTAAAAAACCCTCGTAAAGTCTATCCTGTCTCGAAACGCGTGGCTCCATTATCTCGCTCGGTAACGGAGTCGAGCCTCCATCCCCGAAAACGTTTCCCAAGAGAACATTCCCGAAGCCCCAGAAGCTTCCATCCCCCGGTCGGTTACGCCACTGTGTCCCGATGTGCATGTGCAAGTGTGTATCTAATGCGATCACGCGTCGCGGCGGGATCGGTCGGCGTTGatttgccgccgccgccgccgccgtcgtgccgtcgtcgacgtcgacgacgcgcACCGACCGGTCTCTAACGGTAGTTGAACCCGGCCGACGACGACGGGTGTTCTGATTCGTTAAATTAAGCCGGCAACCACTGGCCGCGCAGACACGCACGCACACGCTATCAATCACTCGTTTTTTCTCTGGTTGCTTAACAGGCTTGGAACGGCGCCGGCGAGGAGGACTCGAAGAGGAGGAAGATGGACATCAAGCTCGAGTCCGAGGACGCGAACTTCGCGTTCCCGGAGGTGGCGCACGCCACCAGCCCGGAGACCAAGAACGGGACCAGAACCACGGCGAACGGGAGCATAGGGCTCGCAACGATATCCGCCAACAGGAACGGGACCGGTTCCGGACGAGTCGTGGACGTGCCCAGATCCAGACCCGGCATGGGAGTACTCGCCAAGAGGCCGCCCCCAGCGCACCAAGGTCCACTCACCCTCACTTCTCAGTTGTGTACGTGTGACTCTGAATATGCTCACCCTGTCCACGATCCAATTGCTGATGTCGTGTACGCTACGCCCCTGCCAAAAGAGcattcgatcgaatattttctGACAGGGGTAGAAGCCACTGCTTTCGGTACCCCTTACGAACTCCTTGGTTTGACTGCTCTGTGTATACTTGTGGATCTGATTGCAATTTTAGGCTCATCGAACTATCATCCTCTTTgtaaaatgtctcgcaatccgggtgtaggaggttcccgaggtcatttcgagtaactttttccttagcgaaaatgcgatccgcggcttcgttcacgagttattcagGAAAAACggtgtgaccaatgagaggcgagctcggctggcgcgaggcggcccagtcaacgggcgcgcgacgcccagttccgctcattggctcggccgtctcgcgccagccgagctcgcctctcattggtcacaccgtttttcgttaataactcatgaacgaagccgcggattgcattttcgctaaggaaaaagttactccaaatgatctcaggaacccctcatttccagtAGTAGGTCTGGTTCTCCTGTTTACGAATACGCACGCTGTATTCCCGGGTCAAATCGCCAAACTTTTAAGATACGAAATTAGGATCGCAGAACAAAGACATTTCTCCTCTATAAGTATCGAGTACGCTTTCTTCGAGATATCTTCGCTACTAAAGTCGTAGCAGTCATCGAAAATAATTCAGGTTTATCACGTATATCACGAAAGAAAATAGTTGTATTTatcgtaaaattaattataaaagaaaGTGTTGCGCGTGTTGCTCAAAATGATTACCTTCGGCTTGGAGATGAACCTTAGGTGAACAGGAGAACGAGAACTATAACCGTATAATGTTTCAACTAACTCTGTGACCCCAAGAACTCGTACTCTCCTTCAGAGTCTCGGTTTCGGTCCTCCCTGACACGAATGTCCCTCGAATCACGGCAGAAAAGAAATTAGGGTTGATACGCGCATCGGTGGTTCGAGACATATTTTATGCACCGCTTCGGTCTCCGTTTCTCCTGCGAGAGGTATTGCGTCGTTAGATATATACCGGCACCGAGAATTTACATGGAGATTCGCTTGTTTGCCTCCGGATCGCGGCGACAGATTTTAACTGACTGCTGCAGGATCATGCGAACTGATAACCTCCGACTCGCGCAACATCTCCGTTTGTATTTTTTGCGTGTATTGTAACGTCGACAGATAAATCTGTTTCCGGCGAAATTGTTCACCTCGTTGCTTCTGCCTCGGCTATATTACCACAGTAGACTCTATTCGACTTTATCGATACCATTGCCAAGATGTCGAACGATATCTGGGTCGAATTTAATTGATCCAATTCGACAATGTACGAACTCAGTGTTCACCCTTCCAGAGTATCGACGTTCCTTCTATTTCTTGAAGTTGCTTCTCCGGTTGATCGAACACTATCGCGGCGGCTCCGCCGGCATAAACTAGGTCACGCTCAATTGCATTCAAATGGATATTGATGTCAGGGAACAGAGTACTTAAGTTTCTTAAAACCAGTCCAATGCGAAGACTCTCTTGCGTCTCTTACACTTCTTTGCTTCTCTGTTCGCGGTTAGCGTACCAGTCGTGAATGATCGCAGGCATTCGATCGCGAGGCGCGCCgtttttttttaacgaaactGATTCTCTGTAACGAGCAGGCAGCGCTTCCTCGGACGGAAAAGTGCAACTGCAGATTATCTGCCAGCCGGAGCAGCAGCACCGGGCCCGCTACCAAACGGAGGGCTCGAGAGGCGCGGTGAAGGACCGCACCGGGAACGGGTTCCCGATCGTCCGACTGGTCGGTTACGACAAACCGGCGACCCTACAGGTTTTCATCGGCACGGATCTTGGCCGTGTCGCGCCGCACATGTTCTACCAAGCTTGCCGGGTGAGCGGCAAGAACTCGACCCCTTGCATCGAGCGTAAAATCGATGGAACGATAGTGATCGAGGTGGACATGGACCCCACGAAGGACATGATGGTCACCTGCGACTGCGTCGGGATCTTGAAGGAGCGGAACGTGGACGTGGAGCACAGATTCCCCCAGGAGGCCAGCATCCGTCAAGGTCGCAGCAAGAAGAAGTCGACCCGCTGTCGCATGGTCTTCCGCACGACGATCACCCACCCCGATGGTACCTCGGAGACCTTGCAAGTCTGCTCGCAACCGATAGTCTGCAGTATGTATCGGCGAACTCGCGCGAATCCTTTGGAGTTGCTACAGCTCGTTTGCACCCTTTCAGCTCAACCGCCGGGCATCCCAGAGATCTGCAAGAAGTCCCTCACCTCCTGCCCCTGCACCGGCGGCCTGGAGCTCTTTATCCTAGGGAAGAACTTCCTGAAGGACACGCGCGTGGTGTTCCAACTGGACAACGACGATCTAACGAGTAGCTTGGAGCCGCGCTGGGAGTGCGCCGTGCTGCCCGACAAAGAGTTTCTGCAACAGACGCATCTTGTTTGCGTCGTGCCCGCCTACAGACGGCAGGACCTCGCGCCCTCGGAAAGGGTCAGTGTGAAACTGTACGCGGTGTCTTCTGGGAAGACCAGCGAACCCCATACCTTCCTCTACACCGCCACGTCCACGCCACCGGAGCCATCGGTGGGCAAGATCGAACCCCTGACGCCGCCTCTGTCCACAGCGAACGGCGACTCAACCCTCGCGACGTCCCCCACGGCAGTGCCCCTGACGACAGGTGTTGCAGCAAACAGTAAGCGTATTTTCGATCCTAAATGCTCTCTACGAGTCGTCGATAGGTCGGTGCTAGATCGTATGTAACTGTAAGACTCTGAATTTTCAGCTCTGATCAACCAAGCAGCAGCAGGTACGCCGAATTTCTTGTCCACGATGCAACCGCAACAGCCGTCGTCTCAGACGAGCGAAGCTCTGAAGAGCGATCCCAGTCCTCCGCCGGTCACGGCGTCCTCGCAGGTAACGCCTGTGATGATGTGGGCGGCACAGAGTCCCAGTTGCCAGAACTCGCCACCGGACGTGATGATGCCACCCCCGGCTATGGTGGCGAACACGCTACTGAACCGTCGGTCGTCCTCGAATCTTCAGCTGATCCTGCCCGATAACTTAAAGACGGAGGTGCTggacgagaacagcgagaacagcaTGATCAGCGAGAACAGTATGCAAAGCATACCTACACCGACGGCGAACGGCTCGTCCGGGACCAGCCCTTTGCAACAGCTGGTCAGCGAGAACTCTCTAGAGACGACGCAGACCAACCTGATCAGGTCGGTGCCCGTGGCGCCGAACGGCTCGCCGGTACAAGAGGCGGTCAATATTCTGGGCGTGGTCGATATGATGCGGAACCAACACTCTCTGTCGATGGTGACGACCCATCAGAACGCCTACGGAGGTATGCACGAATCGTCTCAAGTCAAAGTCCTAAGTCCCCATCATATCAACAAAGACCCTAATGCAATGTTGACGGCAGACGGCAGCCCTAACGGAACCCTCCAGGGTGGCGGAGTGGTAGACCTACGGATGAAACACCATCAGTCGGAGTTCGCAGCCCTCTCGAATTTCGCCGTGTCTTCGAACGGACAACCGTTGCCCGCCCAGAGCGGCCACAGCGTGGAGAAGTATCTGAACCACATCGAATCCAACGCGAAGGAGGTTGAGAGCCAGGAGAACGGCTATGTGGCTAACATGCAGCAACGTGCTTCCATAATAGCCTCGGGTCGGCAGCCGCAACAAACTCAATCCGCTAACATGCTAGCCCCCGCCAGCCAAGGCGTTAAATTGGATACTTTGGTGAACCCTGCTGGCGAGGCTCATCAGCTGGTCTCGCCGCTGCGAACTGTCAACCCTAGCAACAACGCTTTGATGACCCATGTCGCTGTGAACGACCATGAAACGATACCGAGCCCCCAACAGACCAGAAACAGCCCACCGATGCCGGTGCTTTTGGAAGCGCTGATGCCGTCGCAGACTGTTCAACCCCTGACAAACGGTGCCCCGTCAGTCTCTCCTCCGGCGGTGCAAGAACAATCCTCCGGGGATAGTTTGTTGACCACCATCAACGCTGCCTTGCTGCCGGCCATGCAAGAGCCGCCGGTGACAGCTAACGGCGCGTCCTCCGCCAGCGTACCATCCCATAATTCATTGCAAGTCACGAACGACACTATGTCGGCAGCGTCTGATCACATTCCCCAGATACAAGGTCTGATTCAGCCGGATGTGGTAGCGATGCAGCAGGTGCAACAGGTGGAGCAAGTTGTTGCACAGGCGCAGCAGCAGGTTGAGCAAGTGGTCGCCCAAGCGCAGCAGCAAGCGGTGCAGGCGGTTCAGCAAGCGCAACAGCAGGTCGTTCAGCACGTGGTGCAGCACGCACAAGTTGTCCAGCAGGCTGTGCAACAGGTGCAAGCTGTTCAGCAGGTTCAGGCTGTGCCGGCGGTCCAGCAAGCCGTTCAGCAGGCTACTCAGGAAGTGGTCCAGCAAGCGGTTCAGCAGGCGACGCAGGATGTGGTGCAACAAGTTCAAGCTGTTCAACAAGCGGTGCAACAGGCGCAGGCTGCCCAGGCGATGCAGCAGGCGGTTCAACAAGATATCGGGTCCATGTTGAACCAACCGGCTGGCTTCGTTGCCGAAGCTAGCTCCGCCCTTGCCAGTGGAGCAGCTCAAGAACCGTCTCAGCAGAGATTGACCACCGCCGCTGAACAGGCGATTAACAGTGTTATCACCAACGCTACTCAGGACATCATCAACACCATCGTTAACGATAGATCTATACCCATTACTACGACCACCGCCCATGCCATTATCGCTACCAAGAATATTCTGAACAGCGTGGCCACACAAAGTGCCCAGCTGATGAACAGTGCCATGGAAGGGATCCTACCCAAGTCCCCGTCCAGTCAAAACAATATCGTCGAACAAGTAACAAGTAAGTCGCCACCGGTCGCGATGCCAGTCACGCCCAGCAGACAAAACGTGAACCCACCCATAACGAATGCCACCGGCAACGCGGCTGGGACCACCATCAGAAAACAGGAAGACGGCATGCTACCGCAGGAACTGACGTCAATGTCGGAGCATGATCTTCTCAGCTACATTAATCCAAGCTGTTTCGACCCGCAGAACGGTTTTCTTATGTAGTGCTGTTATATATTCTTGTCTTTGAACATGAAATTTTATATAAGATGTTCGAGATCCTATTCGAATACGGAACGAGTGACTAATCCCAGCCAATCGGGCAACACGGTTGACCGAATTCGGTTTGGTACAAGTTCTATATATCTGTGCCACATTGTCGTTTCAGACTTTGTATGTgataaacaaaaacaaatccGCTTTTGTACGATGAAAGAATGGACGAAGTTTGCCACCACCTTTGTAATCAAATCGACGAAACTATTATCATTGTTAAGTAAGACGGGCGCACGAGAGCGCGACAATTAGGGTTTCTCCTCCTTTATTCTTCCTTTTTCTACGAGTTGTCCGACgtaataattcattttatttatctttATCAACGCCTCTTGCGAGTTCAGGTGCCTTTCTTCCCCGAGCCCCACTGTAAATGTATCTCTCAGAATTGGTACGTCCTCTTTTCTTTTTCACGGACATTGTCCGTGTTGTCCGTCAACGGGTGTGTTAGTGTATCCTAGTAATCGACGATGTACTGAACCCCCTCAAGTGTAAGTGGAATCGTGAAATTGAGTATAGCGATGATGAAAATCTTATGTTGCCTGTACCCTGTATCCTGAAACGGTAAATACTTGAGTTTTACAGTTCATAGATGCATCCTTttattctctttctcttctcctcCAATTGTCTTGACTTGATTTCATTGCGGAAAAATGGATCATCTTGTTGTTTGACGtcgtttctattatatttttaagtaataatatatatatttcgtatgttgtttaataattgaatatttttgttGATAATTAATACGAATAATACAATATCATGTGATTGCGTTGATGGTTATCGATATACTAAATAGGTGTATATGAAAATGACAGagagattatattatatgtcaGTACGAGGAAtaattaatatagaaatatatatcatTGATTATCATTGAAGGACAGTTTAAAAACTAATGGAACTGCTGTTGAGTACTGTGTTAGATGTTTCATACCTAGGCTCATCTTTTCACTTCTGATGGTACTACcgattctataataatattggCTAATCTCATTTAACGATACTTGTTTCCAAAGTTTTCTTTCACCTTGAATTCTACGATTAACTAAAAGTCTTTCTCTCATTTTTGGTTCTCGTTTAAGGCCATTGATGAGATCTTCGAGTACAGAGGAACTGGCCAGTGATTTATGTATTATCAGAGTGGCCTGTTTTAAAAGTTGATATCATAAATTTATCTTTATCGTCTTGCTCGAACTCAGCACTTTCCTGTTTGAACGATGCCATGAACATAGTGTGTTTAGCGTCCACTGTCGGAAATCTAAGTTTCCGTACCTTCATCCCCCTGTACCTCTCTTTACTTTCCTGGAATCAGGTCCTACATCGTAGACTATCTTGGAAGCAAGTTCCAGAGCTAAAAAATGATCTTTTGTCGAAGATCAATTCATCAGCGTAGTCAACACAGTGCCTCTCGAATCCTATTTGGAGATTTTGACAAATTGAGATCAAGCCCTGTGTGCTTGGTGAAGAAGGTCGCCAGGTGCGAAACCTGCGATACTGTACTACTTGGCTATGCCCGTATGCCGTATATATAATCAGGCTCCCAGGCTTGGACCCAATAAGCTCGTTGTTAGACAGACTGACAGATGAAATCGTACAGTTTGTCCAAGCTGTAACGTTCTATGAACTTATAAAGGCTAAATCCAAATAAACGATTAACTTCTATATCAttgagatatataatatatatatattttatgtttaCCCAAAGAGAGAAGCAGATAATCGGACAAAGTGAGCTTATTAAGAATATAAtgagaatattatatattatatattgtaacaTCAAGTTACGCGAGGGTTTCTCCCTTTTGTTCAAGAAGAGGGGTGCTATGTACCGTGTGTACGAATACTCGCCAACATTAATCTAGTAAGAGACAGATTTTATAATGAAAGATATTGAAACATTTATTGTTGTGATATGTCTTTGTagcaaagaaagaaagaaagaaagtatatatatatgtatatgtatacgaaacgtacatgtatatatatatgtatatgcatatatatgtacatatatataattttacatCGATCATCTATTTACGTGTCACGTGTTTTAGAGGGTCATTTAAAAGACAAAACAAGACCATGAACACTGAGCATTGACTAAACGAACCGATCATTATACTATATGGTATGTACTCTCGTGAAATTGTAAACATTTACTATACACTGTACTGTACGCACATTTGTAGCGTCGTCAGCTTATTGCATCGAGAACGAAAAATTACAAGCATGTACTATCATTTTATTCTCctgtaaattgaataaatgttTCACAGCATTGCTTTTCCAATAATTTTTTCAGTCAACTTGGGTATGGATTTAGTATAGGCTTAATAAAGCTATAAAAGAATAAACTATCgattctatttatttaacataaatatatatataatttaaaaatagctGCTCTAATtgtcaataaaattaatatctttaaattaCATAACTTTTCTCCTGAGATTTACGTTGCATTTGAAAGTTGCCATTTTCCTTTCTCACCTTGAACTTTGCCTTCTTTCACCAACTTTTTCAGATGCATTAATACATTGTAAGCTGCAGCTTCCCACATAATCTGCGAGGTATCCTGgaaacattaaaatatttattataaaatcgaTTTCAAATTTATTACTTTAGTGTTGCTAAAACGGTGAAGATGCTTTTATAGAAAATGTCTAGTCCTAGAAAACGCAGTTTCCACATTTTATCGAAACATGGCTATTGATAATATAGAAGGACCATTTAGACTGTTTCTCGTTTCCAttgcaaaatattttcaatattcttcTCTTGTGATTCCCAATATATATTAGAAACAAAGTAACAGTTATTACCGTGTATATATGATTCACAATATCCATCTCGGATAAAGTACTGCTCTTGGAATGCTTCTCCAGAATATCTAAAATTGCAGCTTCTCTTTTCAGCCTATGCTCAATATAAAAGTTAACACTAGTTTCGGGATCTAGTATGATCGAACCATGACCCGGGTAAATCACCTTAGGTTTCAATGTCAAAATCTTTTTCAAAGATTGTATATAAGTCTGTAGGTCCTCAAACACGGCTGTTCTCTCTCCAAGAATACAATCTCCGCTGAACAATATCCCTTCATCTTTAAGTAAAAGGCTGGCATGGTCTGTGGCATGTCCGGGTGTATGTTCAACTATGATCTTGGCGCCTTCTACTTCCACTATTTGTTTATCTTGCAACGGTTGCCAGTTAGTGGCTATTTCCTCTTTGCTGGGACCTTCGTCCTCTGGAGATCTAGGTAGCTTCCATATAGTATTGTGCCCGGTAGGGCTCATACTATTTAACAGATTCTGAACTGCATTTGCTCCGCCAATATGATCCATGTGCCAATGAGTTATAACTAAATGTTCTACCGTAGCCCGTTCATCTTTCAGAACCTGAGATAATACTTTTATGTATTCATCAGCAGTTCCTGCTTCCCCGGAATCGATTAATATGCGTCTACGAAAGAACTCGTCAATTTGCGTCATCCTACACACTTTTTATTCATCACggtaaaaaaaatcaattttatgcACTTACTTGGATCCAGTACCTACAAGGTACGTATTTGTACCTTGTAATGTCATGACTCCTGGATTACATCCTAAAATTCTTATCACTTGCTTCGATAATCTCGTTATAGTAGGTAAATCGATTAGAGGCTTCATAATGATAATTCGAATTGACTGCAACAAAACTATACGCGTTTGTATACGATACTTCGTCACACAACTATGACATGACACAATTGATCGGACATCAGATGACTCTTACTTATTCATCATAAGGATGGTTATCACTCACTGATTTACTGTTCAATAAAAGTAACTGTTGATAAAAGTCACGCGGTTATGCGTTGGCGACTTATTTTTACTTTCGTCGGTCTGCAAATAGGTAGGAGCTGTCGAGAGAACATGATTGATGAAATGGATAAGAAATTTCATCATATCATGAATATTGAAAATCACAGGATCCATATTTTAGGTTCACCTGCTCTTTCGTCTAATTTGCATGATTACGTCAGGTATTCATAGGTTATATCATCTATGTTTTCGCATAAGCATGGATCTGATCTTGGTTGTGGTCCATGCGGATAATCAGCAAGTGTTCAACAGGTTCTGAACAATGATGAACAAGACTGTCATGTTCATCATCTCATATGTTCAATTAGTTGAAGATATGAGAAAATATATTAgcattgaacaaatgagaaaataGATATTGTCATTGTTTTAGTATCATACACGATAATTAATTATCATTACGGATAATTAATGAACTGATTTGCAAGTGAAAAGAGGATATGAAAGCGTTCACACAGGGATTTATGCAGTTCCAATGTGATAATCTTTCACGTTAAAAGAGTTTGAAAAAACTGCGCGAAGTgcgtatttttttattactttctaACCTTCGCTCTTATTTGGCATAATGTAAAGTTACTTTATCTCAAAATATATGCATATGTCATATCTGGTAAACATACGATTCTTGTTGCTATATTTAGAATATTCAATGTAAacttagaaaattaaaattgtttacataGTCCCCCATGATCGCAATTTTGTGATTAGTAGCGCCTACCGTGGCGAAATTCTGAAGCTTCGTCCGAggttcgtacagcgccaattagtaaatGGTAAAACGCTGAAATTGCTTGCCAAACAGTGGCGCCTCTTGCGGCGAAAGTTGGAAGCTCCGTGCAGggttcgtacagcgccaattagcaCAGCGGCAAAACACTGAAACTGCTTGCCAAACAGTGGCGCCTCTTGCGGCGAAAGTTGGAACCTCCGTTCAGTgttcgtacagcgccaattagcgCAGCGGCAAAATGTTCAAACCGTTAGCCAAAATCAAGCGTCGGTCATTCGCCTATTAGTTTGAGCAATTTACCACGGGTGGCGCCACCAGTTCATCGGAGTACATTTCTCATCGGTATCGTTCGTCTACCAGTTTGAGCGATTCTCCACGGATGGCGCCACCAGTTCATCGGAGTACATTTCCCGTCGGTATCGTTCGTCTACCAGTTTGAGCGATTCTCCACGGATGG
The window above is part of the Megalopta genalis isolate 19385.01 chromosome 2, iyMegGena1_principal, whole genome shotgun sequence genome. Proteins encoded here:
- the LOC117225550 gene encoding endoribonuclease LACTB2, giving the protein MKPLIDLPTITRLSKQVIRILGCNPGVMTLQGTNTYLVGTGSKRILIDSGEAGTADEYIKVLSQVLKDERATVEHLVITHWHMDHIGGANAVQNLLNSMSPTGHNTIWKLPRSPEDEGPSKEEIATNWQPLQDKQIVEVEGAKIIVEHTPGHATDHASLLLKDEGILFSGDCILGERTAVFEDLQTYIQSLKKILTLKPKVIYPGHGSIILDPETSVNFYIEHRLKREAAILDILEKHSKSSTLSEMDIVNHIYTDTSQIMWEAAAYNVLMHLKKLVKEGKVQGEKGKWQLSNAT